In one window of Bdellovibrio bacteriovorus W DNA:
- a CDS encoding hypothetical protein (COG5549 Predicted Zn-dependent protease) — MSLATPSEESCGFIRNVRYGQRVSWKNQIPVSIYIHPDFPKEHIPAIYSAAGKWNQAISTPLIRILQAQASDIDSQEKLNSKNMLLWKNQWDRDKTSLQGVTRVSYLRNQLSRAEISINGVDFQYSSEASAGRVHMESLLVHELGHALGLDHRQDAESVMWSVLNSNVQRDTLQPADIKSLKCEY; from the coding sequence ATGTCATTAGCAACTCCTTCTGAAGAGAGCTGCGGATTTATTCGCAATGTTCGTTATGGACAAAGAGTTTCTTGGAAGAACCAAATCCCTGTGAGCATCTACATCCACCCTGACTTTCCGAAAGAACATATCCCTGCGATTTATAGTGCTGCAGGAAAGTGGAATCAAGCTATCTCCACACCGCTGATTAGAATCCTTCAAGCGCAAGCCTCGGACATAGACTCCCAAGAAAAACTTAACTCGAAGAATATGCTCCTGTGGAAAAACCAATGGGATCGCGATAAGACCTCTCTGCAAGGAGTGACCCGAGTATCTTATTTAAGAAACCAGCTCAGTCGCGCCGAGATCTCAATCAATGGTGTGGATTTTCAATACTCCTCGGAAGCCAGCGCTGGCCGAGTGCACATGGAAAGCCTTCTCGTTCATGAGTTAGGACACGCTCTAGGACTTGATCATCGACAAGATGCTGAAAGTGTTATGTGGAGTGTTTTAAACTCGAATGTTCAGCGGGACACTTTGCAGCCTGCTGATATTAAATCTTTAAAGTGTGAGTACTAG
- a CDS encoding hypothetical protein (COG2010 Cytochrome c, mono- and diheme variants) translates to MSENKDQYNRPGFIAFAFSMAFCFAFFIYLAAIHKGVDLAENVVDPNAPVAEGAAPAFDINKVTEPWVETPELVAYGQKVYKTNCAMCHGEQGLGDGPAGGGLNPRPRNLVEGKWTQGDGVIALYKVLQNGIKGTSMAAYSHFKPADRWAVIAYIESITQNKSKDDPAAVAEFAKTAK, encoded by the coding sequence ATGTCTGAAAATAAAGATCAATACAATCGCCCCGGCTTTATCGCATTCGCTTTTTCAATGGCGTTTTGCTTTGCCTTCTTTATTTATCTAGCAGCGATCCATAAAGGTGTGGATTTAGCTGAAAACGTTGTGGATCCGAATGCTCCAGTAGCAGAAGGCGCAGCTCCAGCATTTGATATTAACAAAGTGACAGAGCCATGGGTTGAGACTCCTGAGCTTGTGGCTTACGGACAGAAAGTTTACAAAACAAACTGTGCAATGTGCCACGGAGAGCAAGGATTGGGCGATGGCCCTGCAGGCGGTGGATTAAATCCAAGACCTCGTAATCTTGTTGAAGGTAAATGGACTCAAGGCGATGGCGTTATTGCTCTTTATAAAGTGCTTCAGAACGGTATCAAAGGGACATCAATGGCTGCTTACTCTCACTTCAAGCCGGCAGATCGTTGGGCAGTGATTGCATATATCGAATCAATCACGCAAAACAAATCTAAGGATGACCCAGCAGCGGTTGCTGAGTTCGCAAAAACAGCAAAATAA
- a CDS encoding 3-oxoacyl-(acyl carrier protein) reductase (COG1028 Dehydrogenases with different specificities (related to short-chain alcohol dehydrogenases)) has protein sequence MGNIQYNFKNKHVVVTGGAAGIGHQITEQFLKAGAMVTVWDFSTQALDTAKQALSDFVNQGKLHLEQVDVTSRDSVQVAAGKLAGSVDVLINNAGITRDKSFAKMGFEDWDAVIATNLSGLFNVTKLLLEKFSPDSQNKRIINISSVVGIYGNFGQTNYAAAKAGVIGMTKTWAKELGRKGFTSNAIAPGFIRTAMTEAMPPEVLKSMTEKVPAMRLGETKDIANACLFLASEESSYLNGTTLSVDGGLVL, from the coding sequence ATGGGAAATATTCAATATAATTTCAAAAATAAGCATGTTGTTGTTACGGGTGGCGCAGCTGGAATCGGTCATCAGATCACCGAGCAGTTTTTAAAGGCCGGAGCGATGGTCACTGTTTGGGACTTTTCTACTCAAGCCTTGGATACGGCAAAGCAGGCTCTTTCTGATTTTGTGAATCAGGGAAAGCTTCATTTAGAGCAGGTCGATGTGACTTCGCGAGACTCTGTTCAGGTGGCAGCAGGGAAGCTTGCTGGATCTGTGGATGTATTAATTAATAATGCGGGAATCACTCGCGATAAGTCGTTTGCAAAGATGGGATTTGAGGATTGGGACGCGGTGATTGCGACGAATCTCTCGGGTTTGTTCAATGTTACGAAACTTCTTCTAGAAAAATTCTCACCCGATTCGCAGAACAAGAGAATTATTAATATTTCATCTGTGGTTGGGATCTACGGCAACTTTGGTCAGACGAACTATGCGGCGGCGAAGGCGGGCGTTATCGGCATGACAAAGACATGGGCGAAAGAGTTGGGGCGCAAGGGATTTACTTCCAATGCAATCGCGCCTGGATTTATTCGTACAGCCATGACGGAAGCGATGCCTCCAGAGGTTTTAAAGTCCATGACTGAAAAAGTTCCTGCTATGCGCCTTGGGGAGACTAAAGATATCGCCAACGCCTGCCTCTTCTTAGCTAGTGAAGAGTCTAGTTACTTAAATGGCACAACACTGTCTGTGGACGGTGGTTTAGTTCTCTAG
- a CDS encoding preprotein translocase subunit SecA (COG0653 Preprotein translocase subunit SecA (ATPase, RNA helicase)) → MVTQILTKMFGTKHDREMKKIQPTVDKINSLEAQYSQLTDDQLKAKTPEFQERLRKGETVDDILPEAFAVCREASKRILGMRHYDVQMIGGIVLNRGNIAEMRTGEGKTLVATLPVYLNALTGKGVHVVTVNDYLARRDAEWMGRLYGWLGLTTGIIVHGLNDQERKKMYACDITYCTNNELGFDYLRDNMKFDLEDYVQRGHYFAIVDECDSILVDEARTPLIISGPAESNTEKYYAVNAIIPHLKRDVHFSMEEKTKTASLTDEGNAKVEELLGLSNLYDPQNIEILHHVYQGLKAHYLYRLDVEYMIKDGEIVIVDEFTGRLMPGRRWSDGLHQAIEAKEGVEVKSENQTLATITFQNYFLMYDKLSGMTGTADTEAVEFKKIYNLDVNVIPTNRTILRMDQEDVVYKSENAKFKAITADIKERSAKGQPVLVGTASIEKSEALSNFLRKEGIRHEILNAKHHEREAEIVAQAGRKGAVTIATNMAGRGTDIMLGGNAEMLAKAAVGNDDTPEYQEALEKVRSQVEKERAEVRELGGLYIVGTERHESRRIDNQLRGRAGRQGDPGESRFFLSLEDNLMRIFNGERIQKIMEMLNIPEDEPITAKMVTNAIEGAQRKVEGHNFDIRKNLMEYDSVMNAQRNAIYSMRRKVLEGQDIERTTLDWLGDVVSNLLDTYVPETAKKEEWSLDGLNNSLGQTFGFKIDFESMAVNTETVVDGVKKGVRTVFDHQKSSMGPYFEQVQKMILLQSIDNHWKNHLYVIDKLKEGIGLRGYAQKDPLIEYKKEAFKAFETLNNTIKMDAIEKVMRVQLVAQQQSEEEVLESFRPEESDLDELNYSSPSDETIGELETAMEGSSETRTMTFQSGPSQDRQMNREERRRMEKQGKGKR, encoded by the coding sequence ATGGTTACACAAATTCTCACAAAAATGTTCGGTACGAAGCACGATCGCGAAATGAAGAAGATTCAACCTACGGTTGATAAAATCAATTCATTGGAAGCTCAATATTCTCAGCTAACAGATGATCAACTGAAGGCCAAAACTCCTGAGTTCCAAGAGCGACTGAGGAAGGGTGAGACTGTCGACGATATTCTCCCTGAAGCCTTTGCAGTTTGTAGAGAAGCTTCAAAGCGTATTCTTGGAATGCGCCACTATGATGTGCAAATGATCGGTGGAATCGTTCTTAATCGCGGTAATATCGCAGAGATGAGAACGGGTGAGGGTAAGACTCTTGTTGCGACTTTGCCAGTTTACTTAAATGCACTAACAGGGAAGGGCGTTCACGTTGTTACAGTGAATGACTATCTTGCTCGTCGTGATGCGGAGTGGATGGGGCGTCTTTACGGATGGTTGGGTCTAACAACTGGAATCATCGTACATGGATTGAACGATCAAGAACGTAAAAAAATGTATGCTTGCGATATCACTTATTGCACGAACAATGAATTAGGTTTCGACTACCTTCGCGACAACATGAAGTTTGATCTTGAAGACTATGTTCAAAGAGGTCACTACTTTGCCATCGTGGATGAGTGTGACTCAATTCTAGTCGACGAAGCTAGAACACCATTGATTATTTCAGGTCCTGCAGAATCAAATACTGAAAAATACTATGCAGTGAATGCTATCATCCCGCATCTTAAGCGCGATGTTCATTTCTCTATGGAAGAAAAGACTAAGACCGCTTCTTTAACAGATGAAGGAAACGCGAAAGTTGAGGAGCTTTTAGGTCTATCAAATCTTTACGATCCACAGAATATCGAAATTCTGCATCACGTTTATCAAGGCTTGAAGGCTCACTATCTTTACAGACTTGATGTGGAGTACATGATTAAAGATGGCGAAATCGTTATCGTGGATGAGTTCACGGGTCGTTTGATGCCGGGACGTCGTTGGAGTGACGGTCTTCACCAAGCTATCGAAGCTAAAGAAGGCGTTGAAGTAAAAAGCGAGAACCAAACTCTTGCGACGATTACTTTCCAAAACTACTTCCTAATGTACGACAAGCTTTCTGGAATGACAGGAACTGCGGATACAGAGGCTGTAGAGTTTAAAAAAATCTATAACCTTGATGTGAACGTGATCCCAACAAATAGAACCATTCTAAGAATGGACCAAGAAGATGTGGTCTATAAATCAGAGAATGCAAAGTTTAAAGCGATCACAGCGGATATTAAAGAGCGCAGCGCAAAGGGACAGCCAGTTCTAGTTGGTACAGCGTCGATTGAGAAGTCAGAAGCGCTTAGTAATTTCTTGCGCAAAGAGGGTATACGCCACGAAATTCTGAATGCGAAACATCACGAACGTGAGGCAGAGATCGTAGCTCAAGCGGGTCGCAAAGGTGCTGTAACTATTGCTACGAATATGGCGGGACGTGGAACGGATATCATGCTTGGCGGTAATGCTGAGATGTTAGCAAAAGCGGCCGTCGGAAACGATGATACTCCTGAGTATCAAGAAGCTCTTGAGAAAGTTCGTTCGCAAGTTGAAAAAGAGCGTGCGGAAGTTCGTGAACTGGGTGGTTTGTATATCGTTGGAACAGAACGCCATGAATCTCGTCGTATTGATAATCAGCTTCGTGGTCGTGCCGGTCGTCAAGGGGATCCAGGGGAGTCTCGCTTCTTCTTATCTTTAGAAGATAACTTGATGCGCATCTTTAACGGTGAGCGTATCCAGAAAATTATGGAAATGCTGAACATCCCTGAGGATGAGCCAATCACGGCGAAGATGGTGACAAATGCTATTGAAGGCGCGCAAAGAAAAGTAGAAGGTCATAACTTCGATATTCGTAAGAATCTAATGGAGTATGACTCTGTGATGAATGCACAGAGAAATGCGATCTACTCTATGCGCCGCAAAGTTCTTGAGGGGCAGGACATCGAAAGAACAACACTTGATTGGTTGGGCGATGTGGTTTCAAACCTTCTTGATACTTATGTGCCTGAGACAGCTAAGAAAGAAGAGTGGAGTCTTGATGGACTGAACAACTCTCTTGGGCAAACATTCGGCTTCAAGATTGATTTTGAGAGCATGGCTGTGAACACTGAAACAGTAGTTGATGGTGTTAAAAAAGGTGTTCGCACAGTGTTTGATCATCAGAAGTCTTCAATGGGACCTTATTTTGAACAAGTGCAAAAAATGATTCTTCTTCAAAGTATTGATAACCATTGGAAGAACCATCTTTATGTTATTGATAAGCTTAAAGAAGGTATCGGTCTTCGTGGTTACGCACAAAAAGATCCATTGATTGAGTATAAAAAAGAAGCTTTCAAAGCGTTTGAAACTTTGAATAATACAATCAAAATGGATGCTATTGAAAAAGTAATGCGGGTTCAGTTAGTTGCTCAGCAACAATCAGAAGAAGAAGTTCTCGAAAGCTTCCGCCCTGAAGAGTCGGATCTTGATGAACTTAATTACTCTTCACCAAGCGATGAGACAATTGGCGAGCTGGAAACGGCAATGGAAGGTAGTTCAGAAACTAGAACTATGACTTTTCAAAGTGGCCCTTCTCAAGATCGCCAAATGAATCGTGAAGAACGTCGTCGCATGGAAAAGCAGGGGAAAGGGAAAAGATAA
- a CDS encoding putative lipoprotein (COG2913 Small protein A (tmRNA-binding)), protein MLRNSVMALLGASFLLISCQTSPLKSFSEIKPGMEKGDVLYLMGSPNRTERVKGKDRWTYIFYENRIRFEKEVVFARGNAVYMGNPVEAEGEKTALAMDMRNDRINQEALEAEEQSRKKHRLDYENYESQTRGEDKVRYVPQFEAIQ, encoded by the coding sequence ATGCTTCGAAACTCAGTGATGGCATTATTGGGAGCTTCTTTCCTTCTTATCTCATGCCAGACTTCTCCATTGAAATCGTTTTCTGAAATCAAACCCGGTATGGAAAAGGGTGACGTGCTTTATCTTATGGGCTCACCGAATCGAACTGAGAGAGTGAAAGGTAAGGATCGTTGGACTTATATCTTTTATGAGAACCGCATCCGTTTTGAAAAAGAAGTCGTCTTTGCCAGAGGCAATGCCGTTTACATGGGTAATCCTGTAGAGGCTGAAGGAGAAAAGACCGCTCTTGCCATGGATATGCGTAACGACCGAATCAATCAAGAAGCTCTCGAGGCTGAAGAACAGTCGCGCAAGAAGCACCGATTGGACTATGAAAACTATGAAAGCCAAACACGTGGTGAAGATAAGGTTCGCTACGTACCGCAGTTTGAGGCTATTCAGTAA
- a CDS encoding hypothetical protein (COG1502 Phosphatidylserine/phosphatidylglycerophosphate/cardiolipin synthases and related enzymes) — translation MPSSEMLDSDRANRIQQIDLELSRHWNTNWKANQKAYQTLPPEQYTQILFNSKIISNPELRDRVQKLVNERHAHKTALSEKLFLRHWSGIGPWFQSTFRFEQTAQEEVLEFHNFKEYEIGRSFDLPYPLEHNFYKDYSLRLKNMFPAPTSHFDEDRRQLYLKARLQCNSDIIYRANTLFAREKRNKVYDFNWYYNRVNGQNLSVRFTSAVNNCELFFFDPEKSKTWTHSLKLVNLASQSTEWIRLTNQIELCALPQGQFRSKAQKFFWSDDYNFMTCPYEAESIINLRDPYESINRKVISLTGSPLSRRDFNEQNPMAALNFSKAPQFDVIWVSSLNFSADFFGMVMSRALRYHAERGTQIRILVPEVTITKKDKQILEHLRAGTPNVKIQYYKYSLSSNDDGGWIDKFHRVNHTKIVMGYSAKKPKDSFFITGGRNIRDSYIFRRIPAYKAYKFLKNYSAGEESYIYYDDFELEMRGQDFVRSVTAQMLSFWMRESQTQRFRSTNINIPQFATASEIQRLEKISDTKPLVKHIVSLPYFDSFQLEKYYINLISSAQKELLLTTPYFRPSVAISEALDKAVQRGVKVSVLTRIHLAGDGVPSIAEDVNKQGINRHLANVDIYEWIDPNSIMHAKLLIIDGELSFISSVNLNRRSFIHDIENGALILSKSEAQDLRKEFFDYLKKGKKITASEKVSWINSTLIDWADSYF, via the coding sequence ATGCCCAGTTCAGAAATGCTCGATAGCGATCGAGCCAATCGCATCCAACAAATTGATCTTGAACTATCCAGACACTGGAACACTAACTGGAAAGCAAACCAAAAGGCCTATCAAACCCTTCCCCCTGAGCAGTACACGCAGATTCTTTTCAATAGCAAGATCATCTCCAACCCCGAGCTTCGCGACCGCGTGCAAAAGCTTGTAAACGAACGCCATGCACATAAAACAGCCCTCAGTGAAAAACTCTTCTTGCGTCACTGGAGTGGTATCGGCCCATGGTTTCAATCTACGTTTCGCTTTGAACAAACAGCCCAAGAGGAAGTTCTCGAGTTTCATAATTTCAAAGAATATGAAATTGGGCGCAGTTTTGATCTGCCTTACCCCCTAGAGCATAACTTCTATAAGGACTACAGTCTTCGACTGAAGAATATGTTCCCTGCACCCACCTCACACTTTGATGAAGATCGTCGCCAGCTCTACTTAAAAGCTCGACTGCAATGTAATAGCGACATCATCTATCGGGCCAACACCCTATTTGCGCGTGAAAAGCGCAATAAGGTTTATGACTTCAATTGGTACTACAATCGTGTGAATGGCCAGAACTTGAGTGTTCGTTTCACCTCTGCGGTCAACAACTGTGAGCTCTTCTTCTTCGATCCAGAAAAAAGTAAAACATGGACTCATAGTTTAAAGCTTGTGAATCTAGCGTCTCAATCTACGGAATGGATTCGCCTCACAAATCAAATTGAACTCTGCGCCCTTCCCCAAGGACAATTTCGCAGTAAAGCACAAAAATTTTTCTGGAGTGATGACTATAACTTCATGACTTGTCCTTACGAGGCCGAGTCGATCATCAATCTGCGCGATCCTTATGAATCCATCAATCGCAAAGTTATTTCTTTGACGGGCTCTCCACTTTCACGCAGGGACTTTAATGAACAAAATCCCATGGCGGCTCTAAACTTTAGCAAAGCTCCGCAGTTTGATGTGATCTGGGTTTCTTCGCTGAACTTCTCTGCAGACTTTTTTGGCATGGTGATGTCACGAGCTCTGCGCTATCACGCCGAAAGAGGAACTCAAATTCGCATCCTCGTGCCTGAAGTGACAATCACGAAAAAAGACAAGCAGATCCTCGAGCACCTCAGAGCGGGAACTCCTAACGTCAAAATTCAATACTATAAGTATTCACTATCAAGCAATGACGATGGTGGATGGATCGATAAGTTTCATAGAGTGAATCACACTAAGATTGTGATGGGATACTCGGCGAAGAAACCAAAAGACAGTTTCTTCATCACAGGCGGGCGTAATATTCGTGACTCTTATATCTTTAGACGTATTCCTGCTTATAAAGCCTACAAGTTCTTAAAGAACTACAGTGCTGGTGAAGAGTCTTATATTTATTACGACGACTTTGAACTGGAAATGCGAGGACAGGATTTTGTCCGCTCGGTGACAGCGCAAATGCTCTCGTTCTGGATGAGGGAGTCACAAACTCAACGTTTCCGCTCAACAAATATCAACATCCCACAGTTTGCAACTGCTTCAGAGATTCAACGCTTAGAAAAAATCTCTGATACAAAACCATTGGTGAAGCACATCGTCTCTTTGCCGTACTTTGATAGCTTCCAACTTGAAAAGTACTATATCAACCTGATTAGCAGTGCTCAGAAAGAACTTCTTTTAACCACTCCTTACTTCCGCCCTTCAGTGGCAATCAGTGAGGCTTTGGACAAAGCTGTTCAACGTGGCGTGAAGGTTTCGGTTCTTACCCGTATTCATCTTGCGGGCGATGGAGTTCCGAGTATTGCCGAAGACGTTAACAAACAGGGGATCAATCGACACTTGGCTAACGTAGACATTTACGAATGGATTGATCCAAACTCTATCATGCACGCAAAGTTATTAATTATTGATGGAGAGCTCAGTTTTATTTCAAGCGTGAATCTTAATCGCAGAAGCTTCATCCATGACATTGAAAATGGAGCCCTGATCTTAAGTAAATCCGAGGCGCAAGATCTCCGCAAAGAGTTCTTTGACTACCTCAAAAAGGGAAAGAAGATCACTGCGTCCGAAAAGGTCTCGTGGATCAATAGCACTCTTATTGATTGGGCGGATTCTTACTTCTAA